The following nucleotide sequence is from Trifolium pratense cultivar HEN17-A07 linkage group LG2, ARS_RC_1.1, whole genome shotgun sequence.
ATACATATAGAAGGACTTATTCCTTTAAGATCAGAGATGTTATACCCTAAGGCGGTTGGGTATTCATACCTTAAATTTTCAGGCAAGGTTTTGAGTTCTAAAGTCGGTTTGACTGGAGCGGCGTAGGATCTTGCGAAGCTTCGAAGCATTCATCAATAATCTTTTATGTTGGAGAGGTGGAGGTTTTTAGAATTTCAGAGTATTTGGTTTGATCATTCTCCATCTCTTTCCTACATTCCTCGATGACGTCTAACATGTAGCAATTATCATCTATAGCAGGTGCTTTCATAaattgtgttaaaataaattcaactttttcttcaccCACCTCAAAGGTGAGCTTTCCTCTTTTTACGTCTATTATGGCACCGACAGTTGCTAAGAATGACCTTCCTAAGATAATAGGTGTATTGGAGTCTTCCCTATTGTCCATGACTATGAAATCAGTTGGAATGAAGAATTGACCTACTCGGACTAGTACGTTTTCTAGGATACCTAAGGGGTACTTGACAGAACGGTCCGCAAATTGAATTGACATTTTGGTTGGTCTTAATTCGCCCATCTTTAGTTTTTCACATATGGCTATAGGCATTAAACTAATACTAGCTCCTAAATCGCATAGGGCATTATCGATAACATATTTTCCAATAACACACGGTATGGAGAAACTACCGGGGTGTTTTAGCTTAGGAGGCATTTCATTTTGTAAAATGGCACTACACTCGGCAGTGAGCATAACAATTTCCTCATCCTCGATCCTTTTCTTATTAGTTGAGATTTCTTTAAGAAACTTGGCATATGAGGGCATTTGTGTAATGGCTTCGGTAAAAGGTATTGttatatttaattgttttagaaGCTCTACAAATTTCTTAAATTGTCCTATGCTCTTAGATTTCTCAAGTTTTTTAGGATACAGGATGGGTGGTTTATATGGTGGCGGAGGTACATAAGGTTTCTTCTTTTCTACGGTTTCTTCGCCacttttctcttttaaattagattCACTCTCTTCCTCAGTTGTCTTACCGGAGTCTTGATGTATGGTTGGAGTGTCGGATTTTGGTTCACTTGGTTCGTCTAATTCTTTTCCACTTCTTAAGATGATAGCATTTACTTGGCCGTTTGGATTTTGTTGTGGTTGTCCAGGAAATGTGCCCGCAGGAGCAGAGGTATACGCTTGTTGTTAGGACACTTGTGCGATTTGTGTTTCTAACATTCTATTGTGGGTGGTCAAGACATCTAGCTTGCTTGTTATTTGCTTAATTTGCTCACTAGTTTGAAGGTTGGTTTGAGCTTGAGTAGCTATGAAGTTTTCCATTAAAAGTTCAAGGTTAGACTTCCTAGGAGCAGAATAGGCAGCTTTTTGGAATCCTGGTGGTGCAGAAGAAGGTGCTTGGCCAGGTGCATATAAAGCGTTGTTGCTCTTGTATGAGAGGTACGGATGGTCCCTCTGGTTTTGGTTATAAGAGTTTCCTTGAGTCTAATTCACTTGATCGGTGGGAGCTTCGCTTAGAAGTTGGCATTCAGCAATAGCATGTCCTTGGCTTCCGCACAACTCACAATTTTGTGTTGTTGCGGCCACGATGGCCTTAGGTGCGGTGGTCAGACTCTCGATCTTTTGAGTTAGGGCATCTATTTTAGCATTGACATGATCTAAACCGCTAATTTCATGCATTCCACCTTTCATTTGAGGTTTCTCTATCGGTGTTCTCTCGCTTCCCCATTGATAGTgattttgagccatgctttcgaTAAGCTGATAGGCTTCATTGTAAGCTTTATCCATTAGTGCGCCACCAGCTGCGGCATCTATAGTCAATCATCTATGGTCAATCTTGTGTTGTACAAAAGACCATTGTAAAATGTGTGGATAATAAACCATTCTTCGAGTCCATGATGTGGACATGTCATAATCATTTCCTTATATCTTTCCCACGCTTCGAAAAGAGACTCGTTGTCCCTTTGTCTAAATCCATTGATTTGGGTTCTTAGCATAGCAGTTTTGCTAGGTGGGAAATATCTTGCTAAAAAGACCTTCTACAACTCGTTCCATGTGGTAACTGAGTTGGATGGTAGGGATTAGAGGCAAGCTCTAGCTCTATCCCTTAATGAGAACGGGAATAAACGCAGTCTTATAGCTTCGGGACTGACACCAGTTGCTTTTATAGTATCCGCATATTGCAGAAATACAGTTAAGTGTAGATTAGGGTCTTCATTAGGATTTCCggagaattggttttgttgAACCATTGATACTAATGAGGGCTTAAGCTCGAAATTGGTTGCCTCAATAGTGGGGGCAACAATGTTGTTATGTGGTTCAGCTTGCGAAAGGGTAGCGAAGGAACTAAGTGGATGATTCGCAGCCACAACTGGTTCCTTAATTACTTCGGTAATTTGTTCTTTGGTTACTTCGGGAATTAGAGTTTCgttttgagtttgatttttaatgtgatcttgattttcaatttgaatgttTTCGGTTTCAATgtttttgattggattttcaggATTCTAGCGTCTCAAGAGACGCTCACGTTCGTTATTGGGTTGCTCAAGTCTTTCGCCTTGGGAGCGAGTGTTTGGCATACGACAGAAAAAAATAAAGTGCCTTAGTCTCTACGGTGTAACACTGGAGTTACGATATCGACTAAattagtccccggcaacggcgccaaaaacttgatcgcGTGTTTATCAACCTAACTACAAGTATACAGTTGcgtcgtgtagttttaaaagattatcgaacccaaaggacgaataatcgacctaccgttatctagtgtcgctttgtaaatctaaggctaatgatttaaaggattttaaataatttaaaattaaagaaatatatattttttttagatttttaaaatataaataaaatactgctaggacgtgctattagttgcaTCAGAGGGGTTCATTATTTAGTTCATGctttaaacaaaatatatagtttTCTATTATGTTGATTTAAAGATACTAAACTTAGCTTTCGCAGATTTTGACTAATATCATAGATTATAAAGGTGGTGtttaactctcgtcctcacatCCGCTAATAAAGTAGTTTTTGAAAACCAATTATAACTTCATTAATCCTAAATTCGCTCTCGCTGACTTTAGAACTAATGtctcagtttttactatctggCACTGGCCTCTATCTGGCACTAGGtctcaattctcttcctcaacTGTTACAAATTGGTGTGTGTCCAAATGTAAGAAATTGACACTTATTTATACTAGTAGCTAGGAGACAAAAGCATTGGAAAtagccgatgtgggactttggCAAGTGTGGCGAGCACCACACGATCAGAACTGAATTGGACGGCTGGAGATCATGTATGGCGGGCGGCATGCCTTGGGCTTGCTTTGATGTTGGCCCGTTTGTTCCTCATGGCGGACGCCATGCTTAATTGGGGGGTGTGGCGAGCAGCATGAAGGGTGTGGCGGCCGCCACACTCCTTGTTGTGTTGCTTGGCTGCTTGTGTGCTCGTGTCGTTGATGAGCCACGCAGGTGTGGCCTTTTTTTGTCCCTTTTTTTGATCCATTTTTGCTCCATTTCTCTTTGTTTTCATCAATGTGTCCTTTTTAGCATGTTCCAGTGCAAGTGactgaaaaacataaaaataccaAAGTAATACGACGAAAAtgtagaaataaataataaaaacataggctaaattaactaaataaatagtacattttctggtgtatcaaactcccctaaactcgaaccattgcttgtcctcaagcaatttagcttgcatatagaaaacatttaaaatGCGAAGCAACTCACGCACACAAACTTAGAGAAAGATAACATCACAAGTACTCATACGTGGTCAGAATTTCAAATCggctaagattaattagttaggttcttacacaatcaagaagggtatttcaatgacacacaaagttctccctcttATGCATACCGAATTTGGATAATGCCGTTGGactaaaatctaaatcttctcctttgtttcatcctttttcattctagacagtcacattaagaccctttaCTTTATCTATATcacacacatggtaagaaaGCCGGTTAGCGTCTgtattcatctttttcaactcGCATTTAGCttgatgatgaaaaaaaatttgtattactTTCATAAGCaatattcatgtatatatatttttccaaggtttaaccgtattaccacagtatgaacttatattatttttttctttaaggtttaaccgtattaccacagtatgaccttaagaatttgcttagatgattcgcttatattcatcgacaaacctacttaatgtgtgactttatagatggtgtctgactggatagataaactactaaaggatTCCACAAATTCAAATCAGGAGATTTTGGCATAACGCGGATTCAAATTGATATCCATACTAGGGAGACTTCTGGGCGTTGGAAAAATAccgattttgttgtaaaatttCCTAATTTCCTTAACTTAGCCTCCCGTCCTTTCTTAACCTATATACTTTCTATGTGAGCTATTATCCTACatctttagaaaaaaatttaatttggttcaagaaaaggaaaaatttagaaaaaccaaagaaaatactataaatttatttttttttattaagcaaaaggaaaaatagactattaaaaattcaaatgactaaaaaataaagatagtaGAATACTTccctaaacttaaatccaacagTGTCCTCACTGTTGCGACTCAAGAATAGCTTCGGAGCGCAAAACCTGGAGTAGAGATCATGAGGGAGGCCTTTGACGATTTTGAAAATTCTCGAACTGAAGCCTCAAACCGCCAAGTTCTTGTATGACATTGTCGAGTTGTTGACGGTGCTCTTCTGAACACTCCCATTGGTTGTAATAGCCCTGCATTTGATGTTGGCTTTGAAGAATTTGTGCTTGTTGGGCTTGCATGAATTCCATTTGTTCCATCATCTCCTCTAGTTGTTGGTGTATGGCATAAAATAATCCATCGCGCTCTTGATTTTTGGCATTTTGGGCACGTATCTCATGGAGTACATCATCGATAGTGCTTTGCCATGGGGGAAGTGCAAATGGTCAGCCATATCATTGAAAGAAAATTCATACTCAGTATTAAACATTCGAAAATAAACAGCGCCATGAGAACTCCTAGTTTCAGGAACGGCGTTAACAATTAAGGAGCTAAGGAATTCTAGCGTTAGTTGAGTATAAACGGGATTTTGTTGAGATAGAAAATGTCGTAGATTTAAATTGTCTAGCAAATAATTTACGCTATCTAACAATCCTAATTTTCTTAAGGTAGAATCGTCGGCATACCTTGTAGCTTGTATTTCCCTCCTCAAATCTTCATAAGTTTGGGATTGATTGGAATTTCTTCTAAAAACTAACTCATAAGCCATTTTGTGATTGGAAAAAGATAGAGAGTATATGTTTTTGAAAGAAAGTTGTAAAAATGGTGAGATTAGTTTGTGTTGGAAAGACATGTATTTATATCCATGAAAAAGGAATCTCTTTATAAAACATATGGTCCTAccaatttattttcattgattGTATTGTAAGGTAAAAAGGAAATTGGTAAGGGAATCAAAATGTGCATGCCATGAATTTCCAAAAACATTTTCCCTATGGAATCTAGAGGCATGGCTCACGCCATGCTTTTTGTAAGAGTGTGGGAAATTGAGTTTTGTTTGCTTGTAAAAGGCTTTTTGACCAAAGACTAATCTTTTTGATTGAATGCACATTTAAATTTGTTTGACCAAATAAATAGATATTCGTAAATGCATATACTAATCGACTAATAGACGGTTacgaaaataattgaaaaaaataattgcgCAATAAGtactaaaataaatactaataaaaatacttaataacgtattgaaatggaaaagaaaatgtttggatgaaaatactaaaatatgcGGAAATAAAATCACACAGGAAAATAGGGAAATAATTAGTTTTATCCTCCCCAAACTTATTAAAAGCATTGTCCTCAATGATTGGGCGGAGAAGAGAacgtattaaaaataaaaggcaATCACTAGCCACGTAGAGTTTTTAGAGCGGTATGGATGGTAGCAAATTCTTTGGCACATCTATCGAACTGCTCAATAGCCACGTCCAAGAAGGTGTTGAGATCCGAGCGAAGTGTCGCAATTTTTGCATTGATATCGGCTATAGCAGTTGTATGATCAATCGGGGCAGGTGGTTGGTTGGTGGATTCAGCAGTGTGGATGGGGGATAGTGGTTCAGATGTATAGTAAAATGGTGGGGTTTGGGGGTCATGTTCATCTTCATCCTCTAAATCATATAGCTAATTAGCCTTATTGTAGACGCTAGTCTTTTCGTGATTTGGAAGGGTAAAATGGTGGACCGGTTTATGGTTGATGACTAGTGTGTAGGGAGTGGGTCCCAAATTGTGTATAAGGCCATGATTGAAACAGAAGTTAATGTTGAGGTAGCGGAATCCACTTGCTAGTGGTGTACCATATGGTATGAGTTGGCCTAAAGAGTCATCAAGGCCAATGGCTCTAGCTAAAAAGGTAACAAAACCACCAATGCAGATGCGGCGGTTTGGGGTTTCAATGAGCTTTTGAAGGTTGGCTAGAACAAATGGCGCAAGGTTTACTGGGCGACCTTGGAAAGCACAGAACATGATAAATAATTCATCCTTAGAAACACTAGTGTCATTTTCTTGCTTTCCAAAGATAGTATGGGCTAATATCACGTGAAAGTAGCGTATGGCGGGATTATGGATCTTTAGGTTGTTTCGGTCGGCCGGGTCAGAGTTGGGCTCTCCATAAATACTTCCCCAAAAGTTGCACAATTCGTGGTCCATGAATTCATCttctttgagttttgattaCATCTTCTTGGTTTATTGGGTACCTTCATAAATTAGGCCCTAGATGCTGTAATCAAAACTCAAGAAGATGAATTCATGGACTACGAATTGTGCAACTTTTGGGGAAGTATTTCTGGAGAGCCCAACTCTGACCCGACCGACCGAAACAACCTAAAGATCCATAATCCCGCCATACGCTACTTTCACATGATATTAGCCCATACCATCTTTGGAAAGCAAGAAAATGACACTATTGTTTCTAAGGATGAATTATTTATCATGTTCTGTGCTTTCCAAGGTCGCCCAGTAAACCTTGCGCCATTTGTTCTAGCCAACCTTCAAAAGCTCATTGAAACCCCAAACCGCCGCATCTGCATTGGTGGTTTTGTTACCTTTTTAACTAGAGTCATTGGCCTTGATGACTCTTTAGGCCAACTCATACCATATGGTACACCACTAGCAAGTGGATTCCGCTACCTCAACATTAACTTATGTTTCAATCATGGCCTTATACACAATTTGGGGCCCACTCCCTACACACTAGTCATCAACCATAAACCGATCCACCATTTTACCCTTCCAAATCCCGAAAAGACTAGCGTCTACAATAAGGCTAATTGGCTATATGATTTAGAGGATGAAGATGAACATGACCCCTAAACCCCACCATTTACCTATACACCTGGACCACTATCCCCCATCCACACTACTGAATCCACCAACCAACCATCTGCCCCGGTTGATCATACAACTGCTATAGCCGATATCAATGCAACAATTGCGACACTTCGCTCGGATCTCAACACCTTCTTGGACTTGGCTATTGAGCAGTTCGATAGATGTGCCAAAGAATTTGCTACCATCCATACCGCTCTAAAAACTCTACGTGGCTAGTGATtgccttttatttttaatacgtTCTCTTCTCCGCCTAATCATTGAGGACAATGCTTTTAATAAGTTTGGGGAGGAGAAAACTAATTATTTCCCTGTTTTTCTGTTTATTTCCgcatattttagtattttcattcaaacattttcttttccatttcaatacgttattaagtatttttattagtatttattttagtatttattgcgcaattattttcaattattttcgtAACCGTCTATTAGTCGATTAGTATATGCATTTATGAACATCTATTTATTTGGTCAATCAAATTTAAATGTGCATTCAATCAAAAAGATTAGTCTTTGGTCAAAAAACCTTTTACAAGCAAACAAAACTCAATTTCTCACACTCTTACAAAGAGCATGGCGTAAGCCATGCCT
It contains:
- the LOC123904897 gene encoding uncharacterized protein LOC123904897 translates to MDKAYNEAYQLIESMAQNHYQWGSERTPIEKPQMKGGMHEISGLDHVNAKIDALTQKIESLTTAPKAIVAATTQNSYTSAPAGTFPGQPQQNPNGQVNAIILRSGKELDEPSEPKSDTPTIHQDSGKTTEEESESNLKEKSGEETVEKKKPYVPPPPYKPPILYPKKLEKSKSIGQFKKFVELLKQLNITIPFTEAITQMPSYAKFLKEISTNKKRIEDEEIVMLTAECSAILQNEMPPKLKHPGSFSIPCVIGKYVIDNALCDLGASISLMPIAICEKLKMGELRPTKMSIQFADRSVKYPLGILENVLVRVGQFFIPTDFIVMDNREDSNTPIILGRSFLATVGAIIDVKRGKLTFEVGEEKVEFILTQFMKAPAIDDNCYMLDVIEECRKEMENDQTKYSEILKTSTSPT